The genomic region TGCTCATAATTTAGCTGAATGTACATCAAGAGATCACTCAACCCAGCTAAAGGCCTTCtgcttttttatttgtttctccTTCATCATGTCCCTTAATTCATTTACCATGCTCCATGTCCCTTTCTCACCTTGGATCTTTGAAAGCATTGAGTAGGAAACAGGATGATTGCTCTCTAGTTTGCGGATTCTTTCCGCAACATACTTCCCAAGTTCTATATTTGAATGCAGGCCACAAGCTGAAAGTAATGCACCCCACAACACCACATCAGGCTCAAAGGGCATAGTCTTGATCAATTTCTCTGCTTTATCAAATCGCCCTGCTCTTCCATACAGGTCCACCATGCAACTATAGTGCTCCATCTCTGCTTGGATCCTATACTTGGCCACCATGTTAGCAAAGTGCTTCTCACCTTCTTCAACAAGACCTGCATGTACACATGCTGATAACACATTCACAAATGTAACTTCATCAGGTGTGACACCAACTCTTTCCATTCTATCAAACTGCTCCAGTGCTTGAGTTGCAAGACCATGCATGGCATAACCACCAATTATCGAGTTCCACGACACCAAATTCTTGTTTTGAATGGACTCAAACACACTAAATGCTGCATCCATATTCCCACATTTTGCATACATATCAACAAGGGATGTCAATGAGATTACATCGTCTGTTATGCCAGACTTGATTAGACAAAGGTGGACTTGCATGCCCATCagaagagaaggacaaccagcaCATGCATCCAACACACTCGAAAACGTAAAATGATTGGGATGAGCCCCTGACTTAAACATCAAAAGAAAAAGCTTCAATGCATCCATAAATCTCTTGTTTTGCACATACCCACTAATCATTACCGTCCAAGAAACCACATTTCTCTCCCCCATCCTGTTAAATACAGACCTTGCTTTGTTAAGTCTCTTGTTCTTGATATAACCATTGACCAAAGTAGTCCAAGAAATGATGTTTCTTTCGGGCATGAGGTCGAATGCTTTTTGAGCATCGACCATACTTCCTATTTCCATGTAACCGGAAACCAAAGCATTCCAAGATGTTACATCCTTGATCAATATATCATCAAACACACGACCCAAAGCCACCTTCAACCTTAAACTCCCATAAGCTTTGATCAAAGCAGACCCAACAAACACATTCAAGTTGAGTCCCAAATGCAGTGCAAGAGCATGAAGCTGCTGCACCAAAACATCAAAATGAGTACCCATAACTGATCTGAGCAATATGGATAGTGTGTAGTCATTCGGCCCAACACCGTCTCTTCCCATTTGCAAGAAACACTGGAAAGACCTGTGAGTGTCCATGGTTCTCTGAAAACCAGCGAGCATGATGTTCCACGAAACGGCATCTCTTTGGGGAATTTGGTCGAATAGGTCATGGGCATGTCGAATTTGATGTTGTTGAACGTAGGCCATCATCATCATGTTCCAGGAAACAAGGGAGCGGGTTGAGGGATTTTCGTCAAACAGTTTGCGTGCTTGGCGTACGTTGTTGTTGCGTACGTAAGCATCTATCATGGAATTGAGCTCTGCTGCTGAAACCGT from Arachis ipaensis cultivar K30076 chromosome B02, Araip1.1, whole genome shotgun sequence harbors:
- the LOC107625505 gene encoding pentatricopeptide repeat-containing protein At4g02750-like — protein: MRDLNIMLWRTPFSGSMRTVSAAELNSMIDAYVRNNNVRQARKLFDENPSTRSLVSWNMMMMAYVQQHQIRHAHDLFDQIPQRDAVSWNIMLAGFQRTMDTHRSFQCFLQMGRDGVGPNDYTLSILLRSVMGTHFDVLVQQLHALALHLGLNLNVFVGSALIKAYGSLRLKVALGRVFDDILIKDVTSWNALVSGYMEIGSMVDAQKAFDLMPERNIISWTTLVNGYIKNKRLNKARSVFNRMGERNVVSWTVMISGYVQNKRFMDALKLFLLMFKSGAHPNHFTFSSVLDACAGCPSLLMGMQVHLCLIKSGITDDVISLTSLVDMYAKCGNMDAAFSVFESIQNKNLVSWNSIIGGYAMHGLATQALEQFDRMERVGVTPDEVTFVNVLSACVHAGLVEEGEKHFANMVAKYRIQAEMEHYSCMVDLYGRAGRFDKAEKLIKTMPFEPDVVLWGALLSACGLHSNIELGKYVAERIRKLESNHPVSYSMLSKIQGEKGTWSMVNELRDMMKEKQIKKQKAFSWVE